CGTCCTCGACGACGGTTCGGATGCTGTCGTCCTCGTTCGCCCCGCTGCGCCCCGAGGGCAGGTCGGGTATCACGACGACGAATCGCCAGTCTGCCGGAATTTCGTGGTGGGCGGCCACCGCGGGCACGTCCCACTCGCCGTCCGCCGGGCGGTCTGTGGTGAACCGTTCGGTCGGATGGCCCGCATCGAGGACGAACCCGCCCGATTCGAAGCCGGCGACGCCGATGCCGCTTCGCCCACCTCTGCCGAGGCGAGGGGCGACGTCTCTAACTGAAACAGCTTGCCCGTTTGCCGCGGCGACGGCCTGCAGCGTGGCGAGCGCCAGTTGCGTTCCGCTTCCGAGGCCGACGTGGCGAGGCAGTTCCTCGTGGACGATCACGCGTGCGCCTAGCACGCCGAGAACCGCCGCCGCCTCCCTCGCGTAGCGAGTCGCAACCGGGTGGTCACAGACCACGTCGTCTGCGGCGTGGGCTTCGACGACCACGCGTGGCTCTGAAAGCGTGACGCCGACGCCGCCGTAGAGGCGGGCGTGGGCGAGCGAGAGATTCTGAAAGCCAAAGTGGAGACGCCCCCCAGTCGTGACTCGCACCATACCCGTCACGTGGAGACGGTATCGTATCGGGGTTTCGGCAGTGGCAACTCCCTACTTGAAATAGCCGTCGTCGGGGCGACGCCCGAGGACGAAGTAATCGAGGTAGCCCCGAGCGTAGATGAGAAATAGGCCAAGGTATCCCTGGTCCGATTGCCGGCGTGTCGAGGTGTACACCGGACACTCCTTGTCGTAGACGACGCGGCCGTATTGCTTCATTCGCAGGGAGAGTTCCGTGTCCTCCATGAACGGAATCTCCTCGTCGAACCCGTCGGCGTCGAGAAACGCGCTCCGGCGGTACGAACAGTTGTTGCCCGATTGCTGGACGAAACCCACGGGCCACGCCGCCCGATACCAGTAATCGGTGAGTAGTTTGAACAGCACGCGATGTTTCGTGCTGTCCTCCGTCGGGCGCAGGGGGCCGCCGACGCCAACCACGTCGTCGTCCGTGTAGTGACGGCGGTGTTTCGCCACCCAGTGGTTCGGGACCACGGTGTCGGCGTCGGTGAAACAGACGACCGGCGCGTCCGCCGCGCGTGCGCCCTGATTGCGGGCCGCGCTCGGCCCGTCTTCTTCCTCGTCGGGAAGGACGCGGTCTACAGCAGGATGCTCGGTGGCGATGTCGTCGGTTCCATCGTCGCCGCCGACCACGACGATGACCTCGGCGTCTTGCCCGTCGAGGGAATCGAGCGTGCGACCGATTGAATCGGCTTCCTCGTAGGCGGCGATGACGACGGCTGCGGCCGGCCAGTCGGCGACTTTCATCACCCCTCACTCCCGCGTGCGCCGGCAAAGGTTTTCTGTTGTTTTCCGATATGACAGCAACTTCCGATAATACAGCAACATCTGTTCACGTGCGGCCTTTTAAGCATCCGCGTGGCTACCTCCGGGTATGAGCCAACAGCACACCGAAAAGCGGGAGAAGGCGGCGGGCCTTCCCTCTCGCGACGTGACAGAAGGGCCAGAACGCGCCCCGCACCGAGCGATGTTCCGGGCGATGGGGTTCGACGACGAGGACCTCGCCTCGCCGATGATCGGCGTCGCGAACCCCGCGGCCGACATCACCCCGTGTAACGTGCACTTAGATGATGTCGCCGCCTCAGCTATCGAAGGCGTCGACGAAGCGGGCGGGATGCCAATCGAATTCGGCACCATCACCATTTCAGACGCCATCTCGATGGGCACCGAGGGGATGAAGGCGTCGCTCATCTCGCGGGAGGTCATCGCCGACAGCGTCGAACTCGTCGCCTTCGGCGAGCGTCTGGACGGCCTCGTGACCGTCGCTGGCTGTGATAAGAACCTGCCGGGAAT
This sequence is a window from Haladaptatus sp. QDMS2. Protein-coding genes within it:
- a CDS encoding beta-ribofuranosylaminobenzene 5'-phosphate synthase family protein, giving the protein MVRVTTGGRLHFGFQNLSLAHARLYGGVGVTLSEPRVVVEAHAADDVVCDHPVATRYAREAAAVLGVLGARVIVHEELPRHVGLGSGTQLALATLQAVAAANGQAVSVRDVAPRLGRGGRSGIGVAGFESGGFVLDAGHPTERFTTDRPADGEWDVPAVAAHHEIPADWRFVVVIPDLPSGRSGANEDDSIRTVVEDADPGIADDIAAVVARRVLPAMAEGDWRTFGAAVATISRLNGAWYADEQGGVFRPPLGEIVNRLTVSGAVSGAGQSSWGPAVFGVTDRAHAPAARAAAREILDSVGVGGSVVVSAGRNAGATVETE
- a CDS encoding glycosyltransferase family 2 protein — translated: MKVADWPAAAVVIAAYEEADSIGRTLDSLDGQDAEVIVVVGGDDGTDDIATEHPAVDRVLPDEEEDGPSAARNQGARAADAPVVCFTDADTVVPNHWVAKHRRHYTDDDVVGVGGPLRPTEDSTKHRVLFKLLTDYWYRAAWPVGFVQQSGNNCSYRRSAFLDADGFDEEIPFMEDTELSLRMKQYGRVVYDKECPVYTSTRRQSDQGYLGLFLIYARGYLDYFVLGRRPDDGYFK